Proteins encoded together in one Paracoccus sp. SMMA_5_TC window:
- the pgeF gene encoding peptidoglycan editing factor PgeF — MQTTLEILTHPLLDRVRHGFFTRRGGASSGLFAGLNCGLGSSDQAEMVAINRSRVADAMGVEADHLLTVHQVHSADIAVLDQDAAIADLAGRRADGIVTNRPGVALAVLTADCQPILLADAQAGVIGAVHAGWRGALAGVIEAAVGAMSDLGARHIRAVIGPCISQRAYEVGEDFMDEVLAEDPAHHRFFVAGPNGRPMFDLPGFGLMRLREAGVEAEWTRHCTYSDPERFYSYRRSTHQQQADYGRLISAIAL; from the coding sequence ATGCAGACCACGCTGGAAATCCTGACCCATCCGTTGCTGGACCGGGTGCGGCACGGCTTCTTTACCCGGCGGGGCGGCGCGTCCTCGGGCCTGTTTGCCGGGCTGAATTGCGGACTTGGTTCCAGCGACCAGGCCGAGATGGTGGCGATCAATCGCAGTCGGGTTGCCGATGCCATGGGCGTCGAAGCCGACCATCTGCTGACGGTGCATCAGGTCCATTCGGCCGATATCGCCGTGCTGGATCAAGACGCGGCAATCGCCGATCTGGCAGGGCGCCGCGCCGATGGCATCGTCACCAACCGCCCCGGCGTGGCGCTGGCGGTGCTGACCGCCGATTGTCAGCCGATCCTGCTGGCCGATGCGCAGGCCGGGGTGATCGGCGCGGTCCATGCCGGCTGGCGCGGGGCGCTGGCAGGGGTGATCGAGGCCGCGGTGGGGGCGATGTCCGACCTGGGCGCGCGCCATATCCGCGCCGTCATCGGCCCCTGCATCAGCCAGCGCGCCTATGAGGTGGGCGAGGATTTCATGGACGAGGTTCTGGCCGAAGACCCCGCCCATCACCGCTTTTTCGTCGCCGGCCCGAACGGACGGCCGATGTTCGACCTGCCCGGTTTCGGTCTGATGCGGCTGCGCGAGGCGGGGGTCGAGGCGGAATGGACGCGTCATTGCACCTATTCCGACCCTGAACGGTTCTATTCCTATCGCCGCAGCACCCATCAGCAGCAGGCCGATTACGGGCGGCTGATTTCGGCCATCGCGCTTTAG
- a CDS encoding class I SAM-dependent methyltransferase, with protein sequence MTPLARLIAARIRLSGPMPLEDYMQMCLLHPQHGYYATRDPFGAAGDFTTAPEISQMFGEIVGLALAQAWLDQGRPDPFVLAELGPGRGTLMADILRAIGHVPGMRQAARLHLVEASPHLRRIQCERLGPLTHLDHAADLPDLPLFLVANEFFDALPIRQLQAVAGGWAPRLVTLDDAGRLGFALGAVQPGPPAPIGQIREYCPAALPIVEQIAARIGRHGGLAIVLDYGGWAGHGDTFQALRRHQPESPFDHPGEADLTAHVDFQPIAAQARASGAWVSRLARQGDWLLALGLAQRAARLQAAGDAGAMAALHRLTAPDEMGHLFKVLALWAPGAPVPPGFEPLDD encoded by the coding sequence ATGACGCCGCTGGCGCGGCTGATCGCCGCCCGCATCCGGCTGAGCGGGCCGATGCCGCTCGAGGATTACATGCAGATGTGCCTGCTGCATCCCCAGCACGGCTATTACGCGACGCGCGATCCCTTCGGCGCGGCCGGCGATTTCACCACCGCGCCGGAAATCAGCCAGATGTTCGGCGAAATCGTCGGCCTGGCGCTGGCGCAGGCCTGGCTGGACCAGGGCCGGCCGGATCCCTTCGTGCTGGCCGAACTTGGCCCGGGGCGCGGCACGCTGATGGCCGACATCCTGCGCGCGATCGGTCATGTGCCCGGTATGCGCCAGGCCGCCCGGCTGCACCTGGTCGAGGCATCGCCGCATCTGCGCCGCATCCAATGCGAACGGCTGGGGCCGTTGACGCATCTGGACCATGCGGCTGATTTGCCGGACTTGCCGCTGTTCCTGGTGGCCAACGAATTCTTCGACGCGCTGCCGATCCGTCAGCTGCAGGCGGTGGCGGGCGGTTGGGCGCCGCGGCTGGTGACGCTGGACGATGCGGGCCGGCTGGGCTTTGCGCTGGGCGCCGTGCAGCCCGGGCCGCCCGCCCCCATCGGCCAGATCCGCGAATACTGTCCCGCGGCGCTGCCGATTGTCGAGCAGATCGCGGCACGCATCGGCCGCCACGGCGGGCTGGCAATCGTGCTGGATTATGGCGGCTGGGCCGGTCATGGCGATACCTTCCAGGCGCTGCGCCGCCACCAGCCGGAAAGCCCCTTCGACCATCCGGGCGAGGCCGACCTGACCGCGCATGTGGATTTTCAGCCGATCGCGGCCCAGGCGCGGGCCAGCGGCGCGTGGGTGTCGCGGCTGGCGCGGCAGGGGGACTGGCTGTTGGCGCTGGGGCTGGCGCAGCGCGCCGCGCGGCTGCAGGCGGCGGGCGACGCAGGCGCGATGGCCGCGCTTCATCGCTTGACCGCGCCCGACGAAATGGGTCACCTGTTCAAAGTTCTGGCACTCTGGGCGCCCGGGGCGCCGGTGCCGCCCGGCTTCGAACCTTTGGACGATTGA
- the lgt gene encoding prolipoprotein diacylglyceryl transferase codes for MIAFPDISPEIFTISLGGVEFSLRWYALAYLVGLILGWRIMVALMRRPALWGDAPPMRPDQVEELLTWVIAGVVLGGRLGFVLFYEPAYYLANPGQIPMLWHGGMSFHGGFLGVVVAAWWFCRRHGIPALRLADALAVATPIGLGLGRVANFINAELWGRPTDLPWGVIFPGQAAQTCPGVTGPCARHPSQLYEAGLEGVVLALALLWLVRAGGLRRPGQALGLFLAGYGLSRFVVEFFRQADAQFITPDNPLGHVLGGPVWGVTMGQLLSLPMVAVGLGFLIWARSRPALR; via the coding sequence ATGATCGCCTTTCCCGACATTTCGCCCGAAATCTTTACCATCAGCCTGGGCGGGGTCGAATTTTCGCTTCGCTGGTATGCGCTGGCCTATCTGGTCGGGCTGATCCTGGGCTGGCGGATCATGGTGGCGCTGATGCGGCGGCCCGCACTGTGGGGCGATGCACCGCCCATGCGCCCCGATCAGGTCGAGGAACTGCTGACCTGGGTCATCGCCGGGGTGGTGCTGGGCGGGCGGCTGGGCTTCGTTCTGTTCTATGAGCCGGCCTATTATCTGGCCAATCCCGGTCAGATCCCGATGCTGTGGCATGGCGGCATGTCCTTTCACGGCGGTTTTCTGGGGGTGGTCGTGGCTGCCTGGTGGTTCTGCCGGCGGCATGGCATCCCGGCGCTGCGGCTGGCCGATGCGCTGGCGGTGGCGACGCCCATTGGTCTGGGGCTGGGCCGGGTGGCCAATTTCATCAATGCCGAACTGTGGGGCCGGCCGACCGACCTGCCCTGGGGCGTGATCTTTCCCGGCCAGGCGGCGCAGACCTGCCCCGGCGTGACCGGCCCCTGTGCCCGCCACCCCAGCCAGCTTTACGAGGCGGGCCTGGAAGGCGTGGTGTTGGCCTTGGCGCTGCTGTGGTTGGTCCGGGCCGGCGGCTTGCGGCGGCCGGGTCAGGCGCTGGGGCTGTTTCTGGCGGGCTACGGGCTGTCGCGCTTTGTGGTCGAGTTCTTTCGCCAGGCCGATGCGCAGTTCATCACCCCCGACAATCCCCTGGGCCATGTCCTGGGCGGGCCGGTCTGGGGCGTGACCATGGGGCAGCTTCTGTCGCTGCCCATGGTCGCGGTGGGTCTGGGCTTTCTGATCTGGGCCCGCAGCCGGCCGGCGCTGCGATGA
- a CDS encoding accessory factor UbiK family protein: MTANNRFFDDLSKLMTNAMGVAQGAKDEAQTAFNSWIDRWLAERDFVTREEFEAVREMAIKARTENAELRARLDALEAKVQG; encoded by the coding sequence ATGACCGCCAACAACCGTTTCTTCGACGATCTCTCGAAATTGATGACCAATGCCATGGGCGTGGCCCAGGGCGCCAAGGACGAGGCCCAGACCGCCTTCAACAGCTGGATCGACCGCTGGCTGGCCGAGCGTGATTTCGTCACCCGCGAGGAATTCGAGGCGGTGCGCGAAATGGCGATCAAGGCCCGCACCGAAAACGCCGAGTTGCGCGCCCGGCTGGACGCGCTCGAAGCCAAGGTTCAGGGCTGA
- a CDS encoding DUF6476 family protein — MAGDDRRDQTPEEALPMLRWLRILVTSLAVVMGLGMMVVAALLWLRLSQPPLPELPPQVELPQGARPAAITFARDWLVVVTETGEVLLYDRQGRLQQRRQP; from the coding sequence ATGGCGGGTGATGATAGGCGGGATCAGACGCCAGAGGAAGCGCTGCCGATGCTGCGCTGGCTGCGCATCCTGGTGACATCGCTGGCGGTGGTGATGGGTCTGGGCATGATGGTGGTCGCAGCCCTGCTGTGGTTGCGGCTGTCGCAACCACCATTGCCGGAACTGCCGCCGCAGGTCGAATTGCCGCAAGGCGCCCGCCCGGCCGCGATAACCTTCGCCCGTGACTGGCTGGTGGTTGTGACCGAGACGGGCGAGGTGCTGCTTTACGACCGCCAGGGGCGATTGCAGCAGCGGCGTCAGCCCTGA
- a CDS encoding RluA family pseudouridine synthase, which translates to MADILITIPEGLADRIDKALAQHAPEAAALSRSRLGKLIAQGAVIGPRGPVSDGKARAEPGDYLLRIGAPEPLEARPEAIALNIMHEDADLIVVDKPAGMVVHPAPGASSGTLVNALLAHCADSLSGIGGAARPGIVHRIDKDTSGLLVVAKTDRAHQGLAQQFADHSAHRRYLAIAHGCIDAADARLRGLPGVAFEAGGVLRITTLLGRHPGDRQRQAVSFRQGRHAVTRARLLEAFGQPPSAMLMECQLETGRTHQIRVHMAHVGLGLVGDPVYGGNRRASARALGPAAARAVDAFPRQALHAAELGFRHPVSGDWMAFSSPLPPDMAALLAELRGNPQ; encoded by the coding sequence ATGGCCGATATCCTCATCACCATTCCCGAAGGTCTTGCCGACCGGATTGATAAGGCGCTTGCCCAACATGCGCCAGAGGCGGCGGCGCTGTCGCGTTCGCGCCTGGGCAAGCTGATCGCGCAGGGGGCAGTCATCGGGCCGCGCGGCCCTGTCAGCGACGGCAAGGCCCGGGCCGAGCCGGGCGACTATCTGCTGCGCATCGGCGCACCCGAACCGCTCGAGGCCCGCCCCGAGGCGATCGCGCTGAACATCATGCATGAGGACGCCGATCTGATCGTGGTGGACAAGCCCGCCGGAATGGTGGTGCATCCCGCGCCAGGGGCCAGTTCCGGCACCCTGGTCAATGCGCTGCTGGCCCATTGCGCCGACAGCCTGTCGGGCATCGGCGGCGCCGCGCGGCCGGGCATCGTGCATCGCATCGACAAGGACACCTCGGGCCTGCTGGTGGTGGCCAAGACCGACCGCGCGCATCAGGGCCTGGCGCAGCAATTCGCCGATCATTCCGCCCATCGCCGCTATCTGGCGATCGCCCATGGCTGCATCGACGCCGCCGACGCCCGGCTGCGGGGCCTGCCCGGCGTGGCCTTCGAGGCCGGCGGCGTCCTGCGCATCACCACGCTGCTGGGCCGCCACCCGGGCGATCGCCAGCGCCAGGCGGTCAGCTTTCGCCAGGGCCGCCATGCGGTGACACGGGCGCGGCTGCTGGAAGCTTTTGGCCAGCCGCCGTCAGCGATGCTGATGGAGTGCCAACTGGAAACCGGCCGCACACATCAAATCCGCGTGCATATGGCGCATGTGGGTTTGGGTCTGGTCGGCGATCCGGTCTATGGTGGAAACAGGCGCGCCTCGGCGCGGGCACTGGGGCCTGCCGCGGCCCGGGCCGTGGACGCCTTTCCCCGCCAGGCGCTGCACGCGGCCGAGCTGGGGTTCCGACACCCGGTCAGCGGGGACTGGATGGCCTTTTCCAGCCCGCTGCCCCCCGACATGGCGGCGCTGCTGGCCGAACTGCGCGGCAATCCGCAGTGA
- the rpoH gene encoding RNA polymerase sigma factor RpoH, which produces MAQYQNLPAPSPEQGLNRYLQEIRKFPLLEPEEEYMLAKRWSDHQDPEAAQKLVTSHLRLAAKIAMGYRGYGLPQAEVISEANVGLMQAVKRFDPDKGFRLATYAMWWIRASIQEYILRSWSLVKMGTTSAQKKLFFNLRKAKSKLGALEEGDLRPENVTQIAHDLNVSEQEVIEMNRRLSGGDASLNATVGAGDGESAAQWQDWLEDEDANQAEAFAEADELAARREMLVAAMAVLNERERDILMERRLRDDPMTLEDLSARYDVSRERIRQIEVRAFEKLQNRIRELARERGMSVPGGA; this is translated from the coding sequence ATGGCGCAATATCAGAACCTTCCGGCACCCAGCCCCGAACAGGGCCTGAACCGTTATTTGCAGGAAATCCGCAAGTTCCCGCTGCTGGAACCCGAGGAAGAATACATGCTGGCCAAGCGCTGGTCCGATCATCAGGATCCCGAGGCGGCGCAAAAGCTGGTCACCAGTCACCTGCGGCTGGCCGCCAAGATCGCCATGGGCTATCGCGGATATGGCCTGCCGCAGGCCGAGGTGATTTCCGAAGCCAATGTCGGTCTGATGCAGGCGGTGAAGCGCTTTGACCCGGACAAGGGTTTTCGCCTGGCCACCTATGCGATGTGGTGGATCCGCGCCTCGATCCAGGAATACATCCTGCGGTCGTGGTCGTTGGTCAAGATGGGCACAACTTCGGCGCAGAAAAAGCTGTTCTTCAACCTGCGTAAGGCCAAATCCAAGCTGGGCGCGCTTGAAGAGGGGGATCTGCGGCCCGAGAACGTCACCCAGATCGCCCATGATCTGAACGTCTCGGAACAGGAAGTGATCGAGATGAACCGCCGGCTGTCGGGTGGCGATGCCTCGCTGAACGCAACGGTCGGGGCGGGCGACGGCGAATCGGCCGCGCAATGGCAGGACTGGCTGGAGGACGAGGATGCAAACCAGGCCGAAGCCTTTGCCGAGGCTGACGAACTGGCGGCACGGCGCGAAATGCTGGTGGCGGCAATGGCGGTCCTGAACGAACGCGAACGCGATATCCTGATGGAGCGGCGGCTGCGCGACGACCCGATGACGCTCGAAGACCTGTCTGCCCGTTATGATGTGTCGCGCGAACGCATTCGCCAGATCGAGGTGCGCGCCTTTGAAAAGCTGCAGAACCGGATTCGCGAACTGGCGCGTGAGCGGGGCATGAGTGTGCCGGGCGGGGCCTGA
- a CDS encoding SPOR domain-containing protein translates to MRRWLWVLTMGLMAWPVLAQDLRPAEPPPEFVAQQYIDSRGCVFRQTPTGDWSAVTGADGQPTCGYPPTLSIRGAGGGPRLPALDPDAGKSRAQLIEQALTEKVIGNLQPGELASDPRPLQPLPDLGPEPHSAAPLDALRAAVQAAPRLRQGMAGDLQPNQRLCRLLGYDGQGGRSGDDPSRGYCDSLPKADLARLSFARPAPLAAKPAAGDAEAGMLAPRTAKGSGTGVSAAPVKAARRAPVPSTAGASVSLPARSRTDTSTPARQTAGGAAGAKGVNLSEGVIPAGARYVQITGLRDAAAAERAAARLIGMGFPVVRGKGTVVKDKAPLLMAGPFASREAIVRALHDIRKAGYGGAVPR, encoded by the coding sequence ATGCGGCGGTGGTTGTGGGTTCTGACGATGGGGCTGATGGCCTGGCCGGTATTGGCGCAGGATCTGCGTCCGGCCGAGCCGCCGCCCGAATTCGTGGCGCAGCAATATATCGACAGCCGGGGTTGTGTGTTTCGCCAAACCCCTACGGGTGATTGGTCGGCCGTGACCGGTGCCGACGGGCAACCGACATGCGGCTATCCGCCCACGCTTTCCATCCGCGGGGCGGGGGGCGGGCCGCGCTTGCCGGCCCTTGACCCGGATGCGGGAAAGTCCCGGGCCCAACTGATCGAACAGGCGCTGACGGAAAAGGTGATCGGAAACCTTCAGCCGGGCGAACTGGCCAGCGATCCCCGGCCGCTGCAACCCTTGCCCGACCTGGGGCCCGAGCCGCATTCGGCTGCGCCGCTGGATGCCCTGCGCGCCGCCGTCCAGGCCGCGCCGCGGCTGCGGCAGGGCATGGCGGGCGATTTGCAGCCCAATCAGCGATTGTGCCGGCTTCTGGGCTATGACGGGCAAGGCGGCCGGTCGGGCGATGATCCCAGCAGGGGTTACTGCGATTCCCTGCCAAAGGCCGATCTGGCGCGGCTGAGTTTTGCCCGGCCGGCGCCGCTGGCGGCCAAGCCTGCCGCGGGCGATGCCGAGGCTGGGATGCTCGCCCCCAGAACGGCGAAAGGATCAGGGACGGGCGTCTCTGCCGCACCCGTGAAGGCGGCACGGCGTGCCCCGGTTCCGTCAACGGCAGGCGCATCTGTATCGCTGCCAGCCAGGTCACGGACCGACACAAGCACGCCTGCGCGGCAGACAGCGGGCGGTGCGGCAGGCGCAAAGGGGGTGAATCTGTCGGAAGGCGTAATTCCGGCAGGCGCGCGATATGTCCAGATCACCGGCTTGCGCGACGCGGCAGCGGCCGAACGCGCGGCCGCGCGGCTCATCGGCATGGGGTTCCCTGTGGTGCGCGGCAAGGGCACGGTGGTCAAGGACAAGGCGCCCTTGCTGATGGCCGGTCCCTTTGCCAGCCGCGAGGCGATCGTCCGCGCCCTGCACGACATCCGCAAGGCCGGCTATGGTGGAGCGGTCCCCCGCTAG
- the upp gene encoding uracil phosphoribosyltransferase produces the protein MNPHLTVVDHPLVQHKLTLMRDKTTSTASFRRLLREISLLLAYEVTRELEMTTVTIDTPLTSMQAPLLEGKKLALISILRAGNGLLDGILELIPAARVGFVGLYRDPETLQPVQYYCKVPKQLDARMTIVVDPMLATGNSSVAAIDLLKQEGARNLRFLCLLASPEGVARMREAHPDVPIVTASLDERLDEHGYIVPGLGDAGDRMFGTK, from the coding sequence ATGAACCCGCATCTGACCGTCGTCGATCATCCGCTTGTCCAGCACAAGCTGACGCTGATGCGCGACAAGACCACGTCGACCGCCAGCTTTCGTCGGTTGCTGCGCGAAATAAGCCTGCTTCTGGCCTATGAGGTCACTCGCGAACTGGAAATGACCACGGTCACCATCGACACGCCGCTGACCAGCATGCAGGCGCCGCTGCTCGAGGGCAAGAAGCTGGCGCTGATCTCGATCCTGCGGGCCGGCAATGGGCTGCTTGACGGGATTCTGGAACTGATCCCGGCGGCGCGGGTGGGCTTTGTCGGGCTGTATCGCGACCCCGAGACCCTGCAGCCGGTGCAGTATTACTGCAAGGTTCCCAAACAGCTGGACGCGCGCATGACCATTGTTGTCGATCCGATGCTGGCGACGGGCAATTCCTCGGTCGCGGCCATCGACCTGCTCAAGCAGGAAGGCGCGCGCAACTTGCGCTTTCTCTGCCTGCTGGCGTCGCCCGAAGGGGTGGCGCGCATGCGCGAGGCCCATCCCGATGTGCCGATCGTCACCGCCTCGCTTGACGAAAGGCTGGACGAACACGGCTATATCGTGCCGGGGCTTGGCGACGCGGGCGACCGGATGTTCGGCACAAAATAG
- a CDS encoding adenosine deaminase has translation MKKIELHLHIEGAAPPGFIRALAAEKHLDLGRIFDAQGNYAYRDFPEFLRIYEAATSVLTSPQDYARLLAEVLEQCASHGAIHVELFVSPEFCGGADLFAWRDYLAAMQEVADKAAGQGISSRAILTAIRHFGPERARKTAICAAETMGDWVTGLGIGGAEDAGDLADFAWSFDCAREAGLGLTAHAGEWRGPDSIRDALALGVTRIGHGIRAIEDPALVSELAQRGITLEVCPGSNVALGVVSGWAAHPIASLADAGVRVTVSTDDPPFFRTNLSQEYQMLAETFGWAEAEFRQMNLWAVDAAFCDETTKDRLRKELQ, from the coding sequence ATGAAAAAGATCGAACTGCACCTGCATATCGAAGGCGCGGCGCCGCCCGGCTTCATCCGCGCGCTGGCGGCGGAAAAGCATCTTGACCTGGGACGCATCTTCGATGCCCAAGGCAATTATGCTTACCGCGATTTCCCCGAGTTCCTGCGTATCTACGAGGCGGCGACCTCGGTGCTGACCAGTCCGCAGGACTATGCCCGCCTGCTGGCCGAAGTTCTGGAACAATGCGCCAGCCATGGCGCCATCCATGTCGAACTGTTCGTGTCGCCGGAATTTTGTGGCGGCGCCGACCTGTTTGCCTGGCGCGATTATCTGGCGGCCATGCAAGAGGTGGCCGACAAGGCCGCGGGCCAGGGCATTTCCAGCCGCGCCATCCTGACCGCGATCCGGCATTTCGGTCCCGAACGCGCGCGGAAAACCGCGATCTGCGCCGCCGAGACCATGGGCGACTGGGTGACCGGGCTGGGCATCGGCGGCGCCGAGGATGCGGGCGATCTGGCCGATTTCGCCTGGTCCTTCGATTGCGCGCGCGAGGCGGGGCTGGGGCTGACTGCCCATGCCGGCGAATGGCGCGGGCCGGATTCGATCCGCGACGCGCTGGCGCTGGGGGTCACGCGCATCGGCCACGGCATCCGGGCCATCGAGGATCCGGCGCTGGTCAGCGAGCTGGCGCAGCGGGGGATAACGCTCGAGGTCTGCCCCGGCTCGAACGTGGCGCTGGGCGTGGTGTCGGGCTGGGCGGCCCACCCCATCGCCAGTCTGGCCGATGCCGGGGTTCGCGTCACCGTCTCGACCGACGACCCGCCGTTTTTCCGCACCAACCTGTCGCAGGAATATCAGATGCTGGCCGAAACCTTCGGCTGGGCCGAGGCCGAGTTCCGGCAGATGAACCTGTGGGCCGTCGATGCGGCCTTCTGCGACGAAACCACCAAGGACCGTCTGCGAAAGGAACTGCAATGA
- a CDS encoding phosphopentomutase, giving the protein MDSAGIGGAPDAAEYFNDGRPDTGANTLAHIAQLRGLAMPHLDALGLGAAIRLASGAEAPGLGAVPQGLWGAATEQSRGKDTPSGHWELAGVPVPFDWHYFPDSRPAFPAELSARIARAAGTEGILGNEHASGTEIIARLGAEHLRSGWPICYTSVDSVIQIAAHEQAFGLDRLLRLCQDVAAMVHPMRVGRVIARPFLGQEGGFYRTANRRDYAIAPPAPTLLDVAQDAGRQTHAIGKIGDIFSHRGIGALHKGQSDADLAGHLLRLGDEAAPGSLVFANFVEFDTLYGHRRDVQGYGRALEWFDGVAGALIARLRPGDLAIFTADHGNDPSWHGTDHTRERVPVLGWGYGARAVGQVGFADVAASIAAHLDLPPVGPGRSFL; this is encoded by the coding sequence ATGGATTCCGCCGGCATCGGCGGGGCGCCCGACGCGGCCGAATATTTCAACGACGGCCGCCCCGATACCGGCGCCAACACCCTGGCCCATATCGCGCAATTGCGCGGGCTGGCCATGCCGCATCTGGACGCGCTGGGGCTGGGGGCGGCCATTCGCCTGGCCTCGGGGGCCGAGGCGCCGGGGCTGGGCGCGGTGCCGCAGGGCCTGTGGGGCGCGGCGACCGAACAATCGCGCGGCAAGGACACGCCCTCGGGGCATTGGGAACTGGCCGGGGTTCCGGTGCCCTTCGACTGGCACTATTTCCCCGACAGCCGCCCGGCCTTTCCGGCCGAACTGTCGGCCCGCATCGCCCGGGCGGCGGGAACCGAGGGTATACTGGGCAACGAACATGCCTCGGGCACGGAAATCATCGCCCGGTTGGGGGCCGAGCATCTGCGCAGCGGCTGGCCGATCTGCTACACTTCCGTCGACAGTGTCATCCAGATTGCCGCCCATGAACAGGCGTTCGGACTGGATCGGTTGTTGCGGCTGTGCCAGGACGTGGCGGCGATGGTGCATCCGATGCGGGTGGGGCGGGTGATCGCCCGGCCGTTCCTGGGGCAGGAGGGCGGCTTTTACCGCACCGCCAATCGCCGCGACTATGCAATCGCGCCCCCGGCGCCGACGCTGCTGGACGTGGCGCAGGACGCTGGACGCCAGACCCATGCCATCGGCAAGATCGGCGACATCTTTTCCCACCGCGGCATCGGCGCGCTGCACAAGGGCCAGTCCGATGCCGACCTGGCCGGTCATCTGCTGCGCCTGGGCGACGAGGCCGCGCCCGGCAGCCTGGTGTTCGCCAATTTCGTCGAATTCGACACGCTTTATGGCCATCGCCGCGATGTGCAGGGCTATGGGCGGGCGCTGGAATGGTTCGACGGGGTGGCGGGGGCGCTGATCGCGCGACTGCGACCGGGCGATCTGGCGATCTTCACCGCCGATCACGGCAACGACCCCAGCTGGCACGGCACCGACCACACGCGCGAGCGGGTGCCGGTGCTGGGCTGGGGTTACGGCGCGCGCGCGGTGGGGCAGGTGGGCTTTGCCGATGTCGCCGCCTCGATCGCGGCGCATCTTGACCTGCCGCCTGTCGGACCGGGAAGGAGCTTTCTGTGA
- a CDS encoding thymidine phosphorylase, with product MTATDPRPVIAALRDGRGLDASGARLIAQGLARGWVSDAQAGAFAMAVLLRGLTAQARVDLTLAMRDTGRVLDWDLPGPVVDKHSTGGIGDTVSLVLAPLVAACGGHVPMISGRGLGHTGGTLDKLEAIPGLRVDLAGEEFRRVVAKAGCAIVAAGPDLAPADARLYALRDESATVGSVDLITASILSKKLAAGLDGLVLDVKQGSGAFLRSAEAAQALARALVQTACAAGCPTRALITDMDQPLARAAGNALELREAIAVLRGDRASGGLRELSLRLAQACLDLVGLDGARSALESGAAAERFARMVAAQGGPSDLIERPDRYLPPAPVIRPVPARGRVAAIDAEALGHAVVALGGGRLHAGDRIDPRVGLAQLLRIGEEAGPDRPLAMVHAASEAAAQAAIATVQAAYLLGDGPAPGPLVKTEVSGD from the coding sequence ATGACCGCAACCGATCCGCGCCCGGTGATCGCCGCGCTGCGCGACGGACGGGGACTCGACGCGTCGGGCGCGCGGCTGATTGCCCAAGGGCTGGCCCGGGGCTGGGTCAGCGATGCCCAGGCGGGCGCCTTTGCCATGGCGGTGCTGCTGCGCGGGCTGACGGCGCAGGCGCGCGTCGATCTGACGCTGGCCATGCGCGACACCGGCCGGGTGCTCGACTGGGATTTGCCCGGGCCGGTGGTGGACAAGCATTCGACCGGCGGCATCGGCGATACGGTCAGCCTGGTGCTGGCGCCGCTCGTCGCGGCTTGCGGGGGCCATGTGCCCATGATCTCGGGCCGCGGCCTTGGCCATACCGGCGGCACGCTGGACAAGCTCGAGGCGATTCCGGGCCTGCGCGTTGACCTGGCGGGGGAGGAGTTTCGGCGCGTGGTGGCGAAGGCGGGTTGTGCCATTGTTGCCGCCGGGCCGGATCTGGCGCCGGCGGATGCGCGGCTTTACGCGCTGCGCGACGAAAGCGCGACGGTCGGTTCGGTCGATCTGATCACCGCCTCGATCCTGTCCAAAAAGCTGGCGGCGGGGCTGGATGGTCTGGTGCTGGATGTCAAGCAGGGCTCGGGCGCCTTTCTGCGCAGCGCCGAGGCCGCGCAGGCGCTGGCGCGGGCGCTGGTGCAGACCGCCTGCGCGGCCGGTTGCCCGACGCGGGCGCTGATCACCGACATGGACCAGCCGCTGGCGCGCGCCGCCGGCAATGCGCTGGAGCTGCGCGAGGCGATCGCGGTGCTGCGGGGCGATCGCGCCTCGGGGGGGCTGCGCGAGCTGTCGCTGCGTCTGGCGCAGGCCTGTCTGGATCTGGTGGGTCTGGACGGCGCCCGGTCGGCGCTGGAATCGGGCGCGGCGGCCGAACGCTTTGCCCGCATGGTGGCGGCCCAGGGCGGCCCCTCTGACCTGATCGAGCGGCCGGACCGTTACCTGCCGCCCGCCCCGGTCATTCGCCCGGTTCCGGCGAGGGGTCGGGTCGCCGCCATCGACGCCGAGGCGCTGGGCCATGCGGTGGTGGCGCTGGGTGGCGGCCGGTTGCACGCCGGCGACCGTATCGACCCACGGGTGGGGCTTGCGCAGTTGCTGCGGATCGGCGAAGAGGCGGGCCCCGACCGGCCGCTGGCCATGGTCCATGCCGCCAGCGAGGCCGCGGCCCAGGCCGCCATCGCCACCGTCCAGGCGGCCTATCTGCTGGGGGACGGGCCCGCCCCCGGCCCGCTGGTCAAGACCGAGGTATCTGGTGACTGA